In Pristis pectinata isolate sPriPec2 chromosome 26, sPriPec2.1.pri, whole genome shotgun sequence, the genomic stretch TAAATTGTGTTGTATTGAAACCATTGTGTTTATTAACGAGCAAGGCACTGGACAGTATATTTGCAATGTGCTATTGATGTCATTCTCTGCAAGAAGAGCTTCAAAATTTTTGCTACAGTAACGTGGACAGAACAGATTGTAACACGGCACAGTACAGTTAATCCATTCAAGCAGACCTCAGGGCAATCAGAATGTGCAAGTTGCTTAAATTCCTTTAGTATAGTGGATTCCTATTTAGAGAGAAGTTTTTATATAAATATCAATAGTCTGAACTGTCCCAGACTGCCTGGCTGTACGGCACTTGCAGTATGACATGGTGTCCCCAGGAGTACACTCTAACCAAGGCAATtgattgggaaagagaaaaactttACTGTATTTTACGTGATCAACCAAGTAACACAATGTGTATAAATTAAATACAGATTATTTTGGAAGGAGTATTTAgtattgtgatttttgtttatgCCTTTTAATATGAAAAATGTGTAAAACATGTAAATACCCCGTTTTTTGTTCCTTTGGTTTTGCCAGGACATCACGTGATGTTAAGTAAAGAGAAGAATATCATGGTGGTCAAGATATCAGTGTTTACAGGGATTTAGGACAGGCTTGATGGAATAGTGTATCTTTATCTGTAATTATAACTAGTATCTAAACTGTGGCATTATTGGTTGGTATTCATTGATTATTGGGCTACCCCAGAAGAGATTTTTGTTTTAGCAAGAAAGTAACATAGACAACCATTGAAAATTTTAATTcagtctttttccacagatgctgcctgtcctaagactttctagcattttctgattttatttctgatttccatcacccgcagtttctttttaaattcctaTTGATTTTGATCTTGATCAAAATTGTTTTTGATATGGTATCAACAAGTTGATTTTGACCATTTTCAATTTAGCACTCTTgatctttttttcttaaaaaaaaacttgttgcaCTATACAAAAACAGGCAGCAAATTACACGGCAGTGACATGCCAAAGCTGCTTCAAAAGCATGTTCAAAACCACTTATCTCTACCACCAAAGAAGACCAGGGTAACGTGGGAACACCACCTGTAGATTTCCCTCTAAGGCACAACCTCAACTTATAAATATATTTCTGTTTCTTCATTCCTAGGTATAATACCTTGAATTCCCTGCCCAACAAAACTGTGGGTATACCTTGATCAGAATGACTGGAGCAGTCCAATAAGGTGCTCTCAATGATTTTTTGGGTAATTAAAGTTGGACAGCAAATATCGGTTATGTCTGTGACTCATTTTGtaaatgaattacaaaataattccTTAAACTTTCAGCTATTTACTGTAAGGCAGCCATCATTTCATGTTGTTTCTTCCTTCTGATCtggaaacacattttaaaaaaacttaaattgCATCAATCTTGATATTAAGTCCTTTTATTGAGTAACTGAGACTGTAAAACTCAGCCATTATGAATATTAAGCTCTAAAACTAAATAAGCCTTGTATTAAATTGACATAATGAAAAATGCACTTAGAAAAAGCACATATTCTGTATTGGGAGTACAAGATTTTGACACAGTGAGTCTGAGATCAGCATTAGCATGAGACCAGTGTTATTACAGAGTACTGTATAGATAATGTGATTACCAAAGGCATGGAAGATTTTAAAAGGAACAGATTGAAGAATGTTGACCTATTTCAGACATTATTCTCAGATAAGACATAACACAGAGATGATTTGAAGCTTGTTTTTCTTACAATATTACCTGTGGTAGACTTAACCACCTTACTGTACTTGTATTACATTGATGGAAACGGCCATTCTTAGACCATTGTATGTGATGTGATTGTCAATTCATAAAAGGGGTCAAAAACAGGGATTGCAAGAAATCttcaattcaggcagcatttgcagctAATATTTTGGATTGATggtttttgttcaaatggaaggtcattgatctgaaatgataattctgtttctctcttctcaaTTGCCATCTGGCACacttgagtctttccagcattttctggtcttatttcagatttccagcatctcttggtTTTTAGTTTTTCCACTTGGAAAAAAAAGGATTGTGTTTAAACTGTAGATCTGTTTTAAAAACTGGATTGAACTTGGCCAAACTTGTGTTAATTTCCCCCGCCAACCCCTTCAATCCATCAGTCCAGGCTGAATTGAAGCATGCTCTTGGAAGACCAAACACCAGGGACAGCCAGTGCATCAGCTTATTCCAGGAATTTACAGATTCTGCATGCATTGCTTTGGAAATGTTTAAGGCCCATCTCTTGCTTTCTGACCATACCGGCCTAGACCTACTTCTGAGGTTTTCCTTTCTACAGTGACTTTAGTAATTTATCCTCTGGTGTCCTTAATGTGGTGCTTCACCAGAGATTTGCAATAAAAGATTGACACAAGAAAATACTGTCCAGTGGCTGAAAACCTGCGCAAAGGGGTTGGTTTAGGAGGAATATCaacagagagaggtacagagattTAGGGAGTAAATGCCACTGCTTGAGGCTTAGACTGCTGAAGATACATTTACCATTTGATATTTGCCATTGAGTTCCGCAGTATAAAAGTAGTCAGTGCCAGGGAAGTAGAAATCACATGCCTTATATGGAGGTTTGGTGGTGAGGTGAGGAAAGCATGATTACATAGAACAATTTATTACTAGGCTGATGTACTAATGTGTTGACTTAATACCCAGTGTAAGGCCCTGCAATCTGTAGAACTGGTTCATCTCCTGACATTGTtgaaaaagcagatgctggaaatctgaagtgaaagcaTCAAATGCTGGAtatgctcagcaggtcacacagtaCCTGCGGACAACCTTCAAGTACACTTTTTCCCAAGAGGATGACATTtcaaatgttctgatgaaaggtcatcaatctgaattgTTATTTCTTTgcagagatactgcctgaactgctgagtatttacaacattttctgcttttacttaccAATCCTGATTGTGGAACCAGTCCTGCACCCAGAACGTTTGTGGGGGATTTGTGTTCCATTTACACTTATTTGATTCCCCATTTAGAATGGGAGCATATGAATCCTTGCAGGCAACTGGTCTCTTTCAGAGCAGCAGATCTTTCATGTTTTTTTCCCAGTGTTTATGATGTGTTTTAATGTGATTATTTGTGGcagattttatttacatttttccaatatttaagATTTAAGTTTTgggcacttaaaaaaaaaactcatcttcaaaacaaaatcagtcaAATATAGCTTCCATGGTTGAAGGATTGGAGGTCTTACTTAGAAATTTAATGGACACCTCATCATGTCAGCAGAGCTTAATGCGCCCACCTGTTTGTTTCCAAGAACATTCATTCTCTCTGTGTCAGCTCACACTCTGTATAGAAGTTTGTAATAATAATTATAACTAAATTGTAATGTGTGCAGTGGCTAGTAAGATGACCAATCTCCCTAACTGTTATTACAGTGGTGCATTCCTGGGACCAGAATAAAGTGTCCATGTAATTTCAGTGGTTCGTGGAACTTGGCTAGGGTATACCCAGGCGAATTTAGAATAACCTGAAGGTTATGGACTTCTCACCTGCTATGGACCTCATCTAATTTTAATTTGTTGATTCCAATGTTAACATTGATGCACAATGCAGCATTTCCTGCTATAACACAATCATACCTGCAGAACATCTCATTCCCTCAGAAGTGCCCTCTACAATTCACAGTCTTGTAATTCAAAGTTGGTCTTTATTAATCactttatttaatttgttgtATTCTAGGTGGTGCCTTGCATTGTATTACAGAAAATTTATGATGCAAAAAGAGGTGGTTTGACATTCTCTGGATAAAAATACTTTTCCTCATCTTCCATTCTAATACGTCTAACATTCACTTTAACTCTATACCGCATGGTTTTTTTTTAGCCTTATGCGAAGGGGCATTTGTTCTTCCCTTTTATTCCTacgccctcataattttatacacctcaaaaaGCTCCCCTTGCCACCTtcctttcaaagaaaacaatagtaaattatccaaactttcctcatagctacaaaTTTCCAGTCGTGGCAATATCTTTGTAAGTCTTCTGTGCAGTACAATTAAATCTTTCCTGGAATATGATGACCAGAATTGTTACATGAAATAATTGTCTCCATTATATTGGGAGTTCAGCTATATGCTGTAATGTTACAGGTTAACATTAACAGAAGAGAATTGTATATTATTAATTTCAGCTTTCTGTCTTCCATTATGGAATCTTCAGGCCTTGGTCTTCTTACCGACCTCATTTCTCCCTTTAAACCGAAGATTAATTTCTTCAGTGAAAACATTGCAACAGGATTTCTGTAAATGAACAAAGAATAAAAGCGGAAACAATAAGATGACTGTTTACACTGTTGTCACCTTTTAAGCACTGAGGTGAGTGGTATTGTGCAATCTTCAAGCCAATTTGGGAAGGCATCCCATTTATTGCACAGTCTGAAAATATTCTTGCAGACTCGACGCtgtggatgctggaggaactcaacgggtcaggcagcatctgtggagggaaatggacagtcaatgtttcgggttgaaacattcatctggactgatgaagggtctcgacctggaacattgactgtctacttccctccacagatgctgcctgatctgttaaattcctccagcattttgtttgttgctgctgaAAAATTTTAAGTGAGTCATATAGAGGTCAACTTCTATATGACCATTTATCTCCATTCTTTTTtccctgattttgtttttgtcttgTGGGAATTGATAGTTTTAAATGTGGGAAATACCTCAAACTTAAGGAAATGATGAGGGGTGAGACAGTGGAGGACTGGAAAGTGATGATAGCTTTAAGAATTAAGGTAGTATTTACCCAGAAGCTGGAGTAGGTCAGCAAGGATTGATGGATAAATGGTGGTTGGTGCAAATTAGGACGTGGGCAGTATAGCTATGTATCACCTCCAAGATTATGGAGAGTTGAAGCCTGCCAAATGTTAGAATAGTTGGGAGTGAACAATGGCATgtcgggggaaggggagagttgaGTGATGTTTTGAAGATAGAAATTGGTGTTCTTTATGGTGGTGCTAGTCTGTGTTgtcaatgtgggagggaagcccAATAACCTGTGCTCCCAATCCCAACCTTAGAAATTAAATGGAAGGTAATCTACCATTTGATGGATCCCCTACATCGAAAAAAAGGTCTTCTGTTCGGCCAGTTTCTCAAAAATATATACACACTCACACTATAACATGTTACTTATCCATGACCAATGTATTCTCGCACATATTTCTACAGGGAATGAGTCACAGAATGTAAACTGCTTAATTTCGTTCTAAGTCTTTGTAGAGATATCATCCtatttggtaacatgtatttatGTCCAGCCATATAATTTTTCTCTGCTTCCCCCCCACTTCAATGAAAACATTGAAGTTCCTTATATGGACCTACAACATACTATGCTACCTATCCAACCTTCTTGAACTTGTGTATAAACTCAAACTGTTGAGTGTTGGATGATGGAAGGAAAATCGTATCTGAGCCCATTCCTGCCACCTAGTCCAAGAAAATAGATACACAACTTTACCCCAGCACCATTGCCACATACATTCCTCTCTCATGAAATGTGGAGGGAACAAGCAGAGGGATTGTAAATTAAATGGGAATGGTTTTTTTAGAAAACAGTGGAGGAGATGAATCCATGAGGTTTTTATGGAAAAATCACAAAGACATCATGCAGCATGAAATGAGGGTGGAAAGGGCAAACGATATCCTTAGCTTGAAGGATAGAGCACAGGTCCCCAGGAGTGACAGCTTGTATCATGGATTGATCCACTCTATCTTCAGCCCTTCTGTGCTCCATACACAGGAGGGTACACCCTGCAGCTGAAGGGAGTGCAAGGAAAAGCAAAGGAAGTGATGTATGAGATTAGACATCTGAGTTGTGCAAAAACACATAACTACAGCTTGATtcgatttgttttctttcttcccgAGATCTCTCTTTATTATAAGTATGTGTCCATTAGGTTGTGTTTGTACCTGAGTGAGAAATAAGGGTGACTGAGAATATACTTGTGAAGGAGTGTGTGGGAATGTTCGTGCATGCTAGAGGAGTGCACACAATGGGCTGTGAGAGAATGGGAAGAGTTTGTATGTtggaaagaaggaaaaataaGGTTGATTTTTCCTAGTCTCCTATGGGGGATAATGGATTATTTCAGCACCTCCCTACAGCTGAAATAAGGGGCTAAGACatcaaggagcagaatgttggatATTTGCTTTATTTGCTGCATGATGTCGTGAAATCAGGGAAGAGGAAATAATTTTTGGCTGAGGGGAGAAATACGTACATCTTGATCAGCCTTTTTTCTTGATTTGATAGCCAATTCGATGCAAGCGATGACCAAGGCCAGAGACAATCCAATTGCTAGAAGGAGTAAGGCACCTCCAATCTGGTTTACTTTAAGTGGACTCCATTGACCTGAGTTCTCTCCTTCATTGCAGGAAGACCTCCACCACTTGGCCTTCAGTTGATGCAGATGTCCAGACTCCTCCAGTTCCAAAATGGCAAGACTTAAATTATTTCTGAGTGAATCACCTTGGGCAACAAACAGAACAAGGAAAttatagagacataagagacctGCGGATGCTGAAACCGGGAGCAacaatcaagatgctggaggaactgagcaggtcaggtacgtctgtggagggaaatagacagttgatgtttcaggtcgagaccatctGGGCTGCAAAGAGAGGAGGTGGGTATACTTGAGGAGACTTCCCAGTGagcccaaatgaagggtctcagctggaaaagttgactgtctatttcccctccacagatactgcccaacctgctgagttcctccagcatcttgtttgttgcacaaAGAAATTGTATATTAGTGAAGCAAAATTTATTATTAATGTAAACCGTGAACATGGGAGAGCATGAGATTGGAGGTGAGATATGGAATGGTAAGTAGGAAGGAACATTTATACAGTACATTCATGACCTTGGGATGTCCCTGTGGATATTACAGCCAGAAAAGTACTTGTGAACTGTAGTCATAGCTGGGATGTAAAGATTCTCAGAAGAAGCTAAAAAGTGAGTCTGGAGTTAAATAAACCATTTGACTTAGCAGTAAGGATGCAACTCACCGCGGCGAGTGGCTATTCCATATCCCCTCACAGCAGCAACGTCTGGGACCCTCATCAAGTTGCAGTCCCTTGCAGCAGCCAGGTCTATCGTTGCCGATTCACCAATTAGGGCATAATTCGAGGCGAGTACACGTTCTGTTCCTTCATTCATCGTACCCACCAGGACAGAATCAATTTTACTGTTCATTGTTGAATAGATTTTATGGTAGACTGGAATTTTTGATTGCTGTCAGAATATGAAAGGGAACATTCATGTTAATAAAGGTTGCATTCATTCACAGAAGGATAATTAGAAATGGTATAAATGCTAAACACTCAACTGGCCAGACCTCTACACCCATCCTTTTTTGTGTTTTTACATCCTACCTATTATTATGTCCTTTTGCCTTGCACAATTTTGTCCCTTTAACTTTATAGCCTCTCCTTGCCAATCATTACTGGTGTAGACTTCTTTGGTAATCCTgtcctcccctcccaacccctttACTCATGACTTTGTACTTATCAATTTTTCAATCTTTAACTCCTTCCCGTTCTGTTAGGAGGTTGTTGACCTGTGCTGTTAACTGTTTCCTTCACACTGATGCTCCCTGACGtgagtgttttgttttatttcaatttctaaCATCGGTATTTTGCTTCCGTAGAGGGATGAAAGTTTGAATGACGTGTCCCTTTGCTTGTTTGCTACTACCACATACATCTCTGTTGGATTATTAGACTCCAGTGATGGTAAGTACGTTTGACGTTATTGGTTGGTTGCAAATTCCTATTGCCTTAAGCATTCTTCATGAATGATTGCGTAGCTGCTCTTCACTGTTTAGTTACCAGAGCTCTTAAAAGTACTGGGATTGAAGGTTtattgattttgattttattcttaaaatgtgggtgtcactggcaaagctgCTATTGTTGCCTATATCTGGTCACCCTGAGAAGATGGTAAATGGTTGTCAGTAAGTTTCTCATTGGCTTGTTAAGCAGGTTATTAGAACAGGTAAGACTGTGGTAATGGAGCCGCATAGAAAAATTGCACGCTTCCTTACTGCATTTGTGAACCGGTTCGTTTTTGATGACAATCCAATAGATGCTTGTTAACGtcacattaaaaaaacaaattcaaattccCCACTGTTATTGTGAACTTTGAACTTGCATTCATGGTCCTTTGTCCTGATCTCCGAGTCCAGTAATACAATTATGCTACCACATCCATGGTGACTTTATTGCCCCTTGTTAAAACATTCCACATTGCAGCTACTCACCATTGAAAAGATTTCTCAAAATTTCTTTCCGATGGCTCTGCCATTCAGAGCCTTTATTTGTTCAAACCTCATGCCTCTTCTGCAATGTGAAAAATGATACAAGTGGAGGTGGTAATAACCAAACCTGCCCGTTTGAGGACCTATCAGTGATTAAAGTTTTGGCACCCCTAACCTGATATTGTCTACTTTCTCTGACCTCTATCTTGAACCTAATGAGACGTAGATTGGGAAAAATAATCGTGCTGGATAAAAGCACGTACCTTGAAGAACTGGAATGTGGATCCACCATGTACTGTCCCATattcaatttcattttgttttgcaaggtcaTTGAAGGATTTGATTATTGGTCTCTGGTTCTCTGAGTTTAATGAAGctccaaaattggtggcatatgTCACCAGGAAAATAATGACAAATAGCCACCAGACCATCCCAATGGTACGTGTGGATAAGGCTCTTGGATGTGGTCCTACACCTGTTAGAAAATAAGGATTTTATCCAACATAATTTACAGCAAAGAAAagggccattcaacccaactcatctACGTCATTTGTGTTCCACACCAGCTTCCACCCACCAGACTTCATCTCACCCAACTGATTTTCTTCCATTCTGCCTCCTTTGTTTATCCTTAAGTTGGCCACCTATTCCTTGTGATAGTACATTCTACCTTCTAATCACTCTTTGCCTAAAGaactttctcctgaattccttttgCATTTATTAGTGTTGAGGTTTATTTATGACCCTAGTTTATGATAGTTCCCTACTCCTCCCAATAAATTGAATAGTCTTTGTGGCTTATTAAATTGCTTAATGACTTAAAAGATTTCTTAGTTTATGCCCTCAAGCAGTCATCCTTCTCTATTCTGGACTAAAGctccccacctcccttgaccagCTCCCACCTACCTGATAACCAATTCTGTAATTTGGAAATCTATTACAAGTTTTCCAGTGCTTCTCTATTCTATTATGCAATATTCCACTAAGTTCAGGTCATCACAATCATTGAGGATGTCATTGCACTCAAGAGCGTACAAAGGAGACTTATGAAGATCTTGTCAGGGAAATTTTCAGTTATAAGGAACGATTGGATAGGCTGCACAGCAGAGGCTAAGCAAATGCTGGGGTGATATTGGGCACTTAAATTTAATGAAGATATTAATGggattttgttaaccaaaggtcCTGAGGGAGATTGAAAAAGATGAGTATATGGACTTAATTCATAAATCAACCACCATTTTACAGAATGTGCTGGCGGGGATAAATGGCCTTCTCAAGTTCCTATTTAACTGAGCTATGGAAAGCTATTGATGGAAgagatagatagggtagtaagttgtgaagaggatatgcAGTCTGCAAGGagaaaggttaagtgagtgggcaggatGTTGGCAAATGGacaaaaatgtggaaaatgtggggttattcactttggaaagaaaaatgacaaaaggaaattattatttaaatggagtgattcaacaaaatattgcagtacaAAAC encodes the following:
- the si:ch211-251b21.1 gene encoding probable glutamate receptor produces the protein MKLLLSLVLLLPFSTVNTGAVESHDIPPEAPEREKRQLSQQQLMVTTILQEPFIMVKATGGYEGFCIDLLQLFSERLNFSYDIQLVKDGFYGTKLENGQWTGLLGELMRKEADVAIAPLTITRLRESEFDFTRPFMSVGISILVRKDTNSQSTGLFQFLSPFSPETWFSLLFAYIMTCFCMFLAARLSPSEWSEPEVESNRFSLLDSFWFGIGALALQGVGPHPRALSTRTIGMVWWLFVIIFLVTYATNFGASLNSENQRPIIKSFNDLAKQNEIEYGTVHGGSTFQFFKQSKIPVYHKIYSTMNSKIDSVLVGTMNEGTERVLASNYALIGESATIDLAAARDCNLMRVPDVAAVRGYGIATRRGDSLRNNLSLAILELEESGHLHQLKAKWWRSSCNEGENSGQWSPLKVNQIGGALLLLAIGLSLALVIACIELAIKSRKKADQDKSCCNVFTEEINLRFKGRNEVGKKTKA